Proteins encoded within one genomic window of Salipaludibacillus agaradhaerens:
- a CDS encoding MIP/aquaporin family protein, translated as MSPFLGEVFGTMILIIFGAGVVAGVVLKGTKAENGGWIVITMAWGLGVALGVYAVGEISGAHLNPAVTIGFALIGEFPWSDVPAYITAQLIGAFIGASLIFCQYYAHFKKTEEVGPKLAVFSTDPAIKHTPSNYFSEVLGTFVLVIGLLFIGANEFTEGLNPLIVGFLIIAIGLSLGGTTGYAINPARDLGPRIAHAVLPIPRKGSSNWGYAWIPIAGPVIGGGLGALMYAALFEGVIYSALWIFIGLFFVVLLISFQLHKNNIRLHKNRKVYHNPKEQKA; from the coding sequence ATGTCACCATTTTTAGGAGAAGTATTCGGGACGATGATACTTATCATCTTCGGAGCAGGGGTCGTGGCAGGGGTCGTATTAAAAGGGACGAAAGCGGAAAATGGTGGCTGGATTGTCATAACGATGGCTTGGGGGCTAGGTGTTGCGTTAGGCGTGTACGCCGTGGGAGAAATTAGTGGCGCCCATTTAAATCCAGCAGTAACGATCGGGTTTGCTTTGATTGGAGAATTTCCATGGTCAGATGTACCGGCATATATTACAGCTCAATTGATTGGTGCTTTCATAGGGGCGAGCTTAATATTCTGTCAATATTACGCTCACTTTAAAAAAACAGAAGAAGTGGGTCCGAAATTAGCTGTATTTAGTACAGATCCAGCTATCAAACATACACCATCAAATTATTTTAGTGAAGTGCTTGGCACATTTGTTCTCGTCATTGGTTTACTGTTTATTGGAGCTAATGAATTTACAGAAGGTCTGAATCCTTTAATTGTAGGATTTCTAATCATTGCAATTGGTCTTTCTCTTGGAGGAACCACAGGATATGCAATAAACCCTGCTCGGGATTTAGGGCCGAGAATTGCTCATGCTGTTTTACCTATCCCACGCAAAGGGAGTTCAAATTGGGGTTATGCGTGGATACCTATCGCTGGACCAGTTATAGGAGGTGGATTAGGAGCATTGATGTATGCAGCGTTATTTGAAGGGGTTATCTATAGTGCACTTTGGATATTTATCGGATTATTCTTCGTGGTTTTACTTATCTCTTTCCAGTTGCACAAAAACAATATACGTCTGCACAAAAATAGAAAGGTTTATCATAATCCGAAAGAACAAAAAGCTTAG
- a CDS encoding glycerol-3-phosphate responsive antiterminator, whose amino-acid sequence MLNATILPAIRDLKDLDKVVQTKFEYIVLLNTHIGQLKSLVKMLHDHDKKVLLHADLVQGLKNDEYAAQFLCRDIRPEGLVSTRKSVLLTAKKAKLLTVQRLFLLDSLALESSYNMVETIQPDCIEVLPGIMPHIIKEIYEKTNTPVIAGGLIRTEKEVKAAIKAGAAAVTTSKKTLWEATF is encoded by the coding sequence TTGTTAAATGCCACAATATTACCTGCCATCCGTGACTTGAAAGATTTAGATAAAGTCGTGCAAACCAAATTCGAATACATTGTCTTATTGAATACCCATATAGGACAGTTAAAAAGTTTAGTCAAGATGTTGCATGATCACGACAAAAAGGTACTGCTTCATGCTGACCTTGTTCAAGGCCTTAAGAATGATGAGTACGCCGCTCAATTTTTATGTAGAGATATTAGACCAGAGGGGCTCGTGTCCACAAGAAAAAGTGTTCTATTAACGGCGAAAAAGGCAAAGTTACTTACTGTTCAACGATTGTTTCTTTTAGACTCCCTCGCTTTAGAATCAAGCTATAATATGGTGGAAACAATTCAACCAGATTGTATCGAAGTTTTACCAGGAATCATGCCCCATATTATTAAAGAAATTTATGAAAAAACGAACACACCTGTTATTGCCGGAGGATTGATCAGAACAGAAAAAGAGGTGAAGGCAGCGATCAAAGCTGGGGCCGCAGCTGTTACAACCTCGAAAAAAACGCTATGGGAAGCGACTTTCTAA
- a CDS encoding aldose epimerase family protein has protein sequence MKRKVAEFGNKEIIAYTIENKKGMTLTALNYGAAITEICVPDRYDKKENVVVTYDNIEDYEKNPYYLGVVVGRTAGRTKEGLLIVNDNNYELEKNDGNNHLHGGVKGLAKRVWNVEEKQSSLIFTYVSEDGEDGYPGQVSFQLTYELSDNSDLIVSYYAETDSLTPINLTNHTYFNLSGNKERDIQEHSLQVASSNVYELDDESIPTRVVPVDEFRELDFRNGKKVKEALVSDHDQIVKVGNGIDHPFLLEDHSIKEKIVLTDHMSGRKLSVKTTDPAVVIYSGNQIKSSPLLNGGTANKYDGICLETQMPPNETERYLINKGETYQKQTIFSFGTLND, from the coding sequence ATGAAGAGAAAAGTGGCCGAGTTTGGAAACAAAGAAATAATAGCTTATACGATTGAAAATAAAAAGGGAATGACCTTAACAGCATTAAATTATGGAGCAGCTATTACGGAAATATGTGTTCCTGATAGGTATGATAAGAAAGAGAATGTTGTCGTTACCTATGACAATATAGAAGATTATGAAAAGAACCCTTATTATCTAGGTGTTGTGGTCGGGCGCACAGCTGGGCGAACGAAAGAAGGTTTGTTGATAGTTAATGATAATAACTATGAACTAGAAAAAAATGATGGCAATAATCATTTGCATGGTGGTGTAAAAGGTCTTGCTAAACGCGTGTGGAACGTTGAAGAAAAGCAGTCATCCCTTATTTTCACCTATGTTAGCGAAGATGGAGAAGACGGTTATCCTGGACAAGTTTCATTCCAACTAACGTATGAACTTTCTGATAATAGTGACCTTATTGTCAGTTACTATGCAGAAACAGACTCGTTAACACCGATTAATTTAACAAACCACACGTATTTCAATTTAAGTGGGAATAAGGAAAGAGATATACAAGAGCACAGTCTTCAAGTAGCAAGTTCAAACGTTTATGAACTAGATGATGAGTCTATTCCAACGAGAGTTGTGCCGGTAGATGAGTTCAGAGAATTGGATTTTAGAAACGGCAAAAAAGTAAAAGAAGCACTTGTCTCTGATCACGATCAAATTGTTAAAGTGGGGAATGGGATCGACCATCCGTTTTTACTTGAGGATCATTCCATAAAAGAAAAAATCGTTTTAACTGATCACATGTCAGGAAGAAAATTATCAGTTAAAACGACTGATCCTGCAGTCGTTATTTATTCAGGAAACCAGATTAAATCTAGCCCTTTGTTAAATGGTGGAACTGCTAATAAATATGATGGGATATGTTTGGAAACACAGATGCCACCAAATGAAACAGAACGTTACTTAATTAATAAAGGTGAAACCTACCAAAAACAAACAATCTTCTCGTTTGGTACGCTTAATGATTAA